From Virgibacillus ihumii, the proteins below share one genomic window:
- a CDS encoding LysE family translocator, whose amino-acid sequence MNLVAFLSYVIITSITPGPSNILMMNESRRFGFTGVWRFSSGILSGFAVLGILSGILTTGLYNWIPVFEPFFKIAGAAYLLYLAWQVGFAKDSKKDSTNVKSSFLPGFIIQIINVKSILFFLTVMSAFILPFSNSMKSIGFYLTLTIILGWSALLLWSGFGSMFKRVFAKHDKSFRVVMCLLLVYCAVTIFI is encoded by the coding sequence ATGAATTTAGTAGCATTTCTTTCATATGTCATTATTACATCAATAACGCCTGGTCCGAGTAACATCTTAATGATGAATGAGTCGAGGCGATTTGGATTTACTGGAGTGTGGAGGTTTAGCAGCGGTATTTTATCGGGCTTTGCAGTTCTGGGGATTTTGAGTGGGATATTGACGACAGGACTTTACAATTGGATACCTGTTTTCGAACCATTTTTTAAAATTGCCGGTGCAGCATATTTGCTTTATCTGGCATGGCAAGTAGGGTTTGCAAAAGATTCAAAAAAAGATTCCACGAATGTGAAATCTTCTTTCCTGCCAGGTTTTATTATTCAGATTATCAATGTGAAAAGCATTTTGTTCTTTCTAACTGTGATGAGCGCATTTATTTTACCATTCAGTAATTCCATGAAATCAATTGGATTTTATTTGACGTTAACTATTATTTTGGGGTGGTCAGCATTGCTTTTATGGTCTGGTTTCGGCTCAATGTTCAAAAGGGTTTTTGCAAAACATGACAAATCGTTCCGGGTCGTAATGTGTTTGCTGCTCGTTTATTGTGCAGTGACTATCTTTATATAG
- a CDS encoding biotin/lipoyl-binding protein encodes MLEYEVFPTRWGHGQIITSPVKGNVKSIEVKTGEKVSDQQLLVLIREERGKVKQVLTGASGIVETLSVKVGDKVVRGDVLLFIRED; translated from the coding sequence ATGTTGGAGTATGAAGTATTCCCTACGCGCTGGGGTCACGGACAAATTATTACTAGCCCGGTTAAAGGAAATGTGAAAAGTATTGAGGTGAAAACAGGAGAAAAAGTCAGCGATCAGCAATTGTTAGTATTGATTCGGGAAGAGCGGGGAAAGGTAAAGCAAGTTCTGACTGGTGCAAGTGGAATAGTCGAGACACTAAGTGTAAAAGTTGGTGACAAAGTAGTCCGTGGAGA